The stretch of DNA TGCGTCTCGATTTCGTCTCGACATCCCAGAGAATGATTTGACTTTTCTCCGCATGGTCATAGCGATCAATAATGGCCAAGGATTGACTATCCGGCGAAAACGCGGCATCGTCGGCCATGAAATTGATGTCCTCGATTTGCGCATGTAATCTTCGTTGGGGGATATTCCACAGGAATACTTCCGTCGCCGCGGTTCCCCGTGCGGCCAAAAACCGACCGTCGGGAGAGATCGAGAGCCAGGGATGGCCTGATGAGCCGACAAATGTTGCCAACTCGCGCCCCGTGTTGATCTCATGAAGATGAATCTGGTTCTTACTGTCGACGATCGCCACCATCGATCCATCGGGAGTCAGCGCCATATTTATCGCCGATTCGTCCGTCGGCAGTGTGACAGTCGGCGGGAGTTGGTTGATGATTTGTTCCACAGCCCAACTGCGGGGAACAATCACGAACGGCCGACTCGTTGTTTGTGTGAAAAATCGCAATTCCTCCCCCGCCTCGACATACCGGCGAAAAAGCTCGTGCCGCGACAATTGGCCGTTGTCCAAGCGTCGCGTCACCGATCCCAACGGTTGCCAATAGCGTTCGATGAGATGCTCGCGTGTCGTTCGTTTTGAAAATAGTGGGTGCTTGGGGCTTGGTGAGTGCTCCCACGATGCAGCCAGCATCAACAGACCCGATTCTTTGACATGAAGATGCACCTCAGCAGGATTGGATGTTTGTTTGGCATTCGCGGCCTCGAAGGCAACGGCATGACCATCAAGCGTCTCGGGGATGTCTATCCACCCGTTGGTATTCTGAAAGACCGCCCGAAATGCGTCCACCACATCGATCTTCGCCGGTGGAGGTGTTCCCACTTGGTCGTCGGCGCAGCGGCAGATAATTAAGTTCCGCTCGAAGGGTGTTTTCATGCCAAGAACCCGCGCGACATCCTCGGCCGTTTTGGCGGGGGGATGGGTTCCGCTGGGAGCGAAAAAAAGGATGAGCTGCAGATCGACGGGAAGTGGAACTTGGTAGCTCTTTTTTGCATTGAACACGAACCACATCAAGTATTCCTGTTCCGGTTGGATTCGCCCTCCTTCAAGAGAGTCAAACCCAACGGTGCCGTTTTCGTCGAGTTGCACTCCTGCCAATTTCACATGGCTTACGATCTTCGATCCGCCCAGGTCCTTTTCACTCCCCTGTTCCGAAATGAAGCCGAGACGATGAAAGGTGTTGTTATTGACAACGGCCCAATACAAATCCGCCGGAACATCGAGCGGCGATTTGAATCGCAGGGCGTCGAAATTGGTGTTGTTTTGGTTGAGTCGGACAGTTTTCCATTGCACCTGCTCCGCCTCAGTCTGCCCCTCTACGGCGGGAAAAAGACTCATGTCCTCACGCAGCGAAAGATAATATCGATCACGCTCCGATTCCTCTGTCGGCGCAATCCTGACATACTTCCAATAATCAACAAGTTTCTCCACGTGCGGCACGTCGGGCAAATCCCACAGGCGGATATCGTGATCGTCACCAGCCGAAGCGAACGACCGTCCATCAGGAGTCACGGCGACCGCGTGGATTTCTAGGGAATGGCCCAGAAAGGTTCTCGTGAGCAGTTTTTGTTCTACCTTGAGCAGCTTCGCGCGGTGGCTATCGGCTTTCACGACATATTTCGTTCCGGGAACGAAATCGCAAGCGGCGGTGATGCCGATCACACCCACCTCGTCCTTTTGAACCAGTTCACCCTGTGAGTTCCACTGGATATAAGTATTCACCATGTCGATGGTGCTGAGAACTTTGCCGTCCGCTGAAAACGACAAGCCGACCGGGGGAGCTTCGTGGCCTTCCAAGACTTTAATGAGCTGACCCGTCTCAACAGACCACATCCGCAGCAGCTTGCTCCCCGTTTTCCGCGAACTAAAATCCAGCAGCGGGGTGCCTTCACGCGCGACCAATGTTTTCCCATCCGGCGAAAACACAATTCCTGATACGGTCTCCTCGTGTCCGTCAATTTCGCGAATCTTGTTCCCCGTTTTAACATTCCACAGACGAATCTTGCGATCCGTGGCCCCTGTCGCCAGGGATTGTCCGTCGGGCGCAAACGCCAGCGATTGCACGGTGCCTGGATGTTGCAACACGATTGGCAATGCTGTGCCCGATTGCAGATCCCAGAAACGGACCGTCTTATCCGTGCCGCCCGACGCGGCGAGTTTTCCGTCGGGTGATACGGCGACGCACCGCACGACGTCGGTGTGTCCTGCGAGCTGATGCAATTGCTGACCGCCAGTGACATCCCAGACACGCACCGTGTTGTCGGCTGCTGCGGAGACCAATCGTTGTCCATCGGGAGTAAAACAGAGATCCCACACCGGCTGGGTATGCCCGCTGAAAACGCGGATTTGAAACGGCGGCGATTCGCTTGTCCCGTTCGCGGACTGTTCTTGGGCCGCATACAAGGGACTCACAGCTGTGGTCAGCAGTAACGCGGCGACGAGGCCGTTGACGGGTATTGATAAACTCATGGCGAGGGCTTTCCGGCATCCGTTGGCGTAACGGGCGGGGGAGTATTGACAACGATGGGGAACTTGACCGTGATGTCGTAATGCCGCGATCCGTTTCTAGCGTCGTCCATATAAATAACGCACCAGTCTTTAGACTTTTTTATCGTGACTTTCCCACGCCCGCTGTTTTTCTTGACTGTTGCATTTTCAAAGGAAACGGCCTTTGAGAGCAGGTCGACGAAACGCGGATCGGTGGAAACGGGTAACTTGTCAGGATTCCAGGGAACGCCATTGATCGTTAATTGACTGGGCCAGTTCCAAGCGCGATGCGTCCATTTCAGATGCGTTTTATAGAGCCGCAGTTCCTCCTTGCCGTCCAGGATGAGTTTAAGATGGAGCTCGGCAATTTCGCTACGTTGCGATCGGTTGAGGTTGCGTATGACAATCTGCGAATCAGACGCGATGAGCGCGAACTGATTGTTGGGCGTAAATGCAATGTGTGCCGCCGTTAAATCGGCGAAAGAAATTTGTTTGACCTCTTGAGTCAACGCACCATCCCATTTACGAATCGTATCATCCAGAGAAGCGGAATAGACATGTTTACCGTCGGGGGAAAACGAAGCTGAAGTCACTCCGCCTGCGTGTCCATAATAGCGACGGATCATCTCGCCGCTATTAATGTTCCAAAGCCGCATAATGTTGTCATTGCAGGCGGCCAACAATTCTTCGCCGTTTGGGGAAAACTGCAAGGCATTGACCGTCGCGGGGATGCCACGCAGGGTGCGCAGTATTCCTGACATCTTGAAATTCAAAATTCGCACGATTCGGTCCTCGCCAGCCATCGCGAAGGTTTGGTTATCACTGCTAACGGCAATCGCGGTCGCTTTGATGTCAATACCTCTAAATCGCTTGATGAGTTCCCCAGTCTGTACGCTTCGTCGCGTTATGGTTCCAGCACCACTGGTGAAAATAATGGATTCTCCATCCGCGGCAAAAGCAACGTGATTCACTGGTTCGACTGGAAAATTACTCGCCGTGATCTCTTGTCCCGAATCGACACGCCACAGTTGCAGGCCTTTTATCGTCGCTGCGGCGGCCAATGTACCGTCCGGTGAGACAGCCAAGTTAGTGATCACTCCACTCGCTTGCCAACGGCGGATCTCTTTTCGTGTGTTTATGTCCCACAACACAATTGTCTTCTCGACATCGCCAGTGAGCGCATAATTGCTCTCCGATGATGTTGCAATCGAGGAGACGGTTGCAGAGTGTCCACGAAACGTCGCGTCGGTTTCGTCGGGCGCATCGGTTTCGTCTGTTTTATTGGGCGACTTGGGTGCGTCGATTTCTGGTTGGGTGGGAGCTATCTGTGGTGAGGAATCAGTTTGGCCCCCCGTCTGCGGCAGCCTCCAGATTCGCAAAGTCCCATCTGAATTTCCGGTGGCTGCAAGCTCGCCAGTCGGAGAGATCGCAAGAGCGGAAATGTTCGTCATCCCGTCTCTCCAAGTTTCCAAAACGCCAGGTCTTTCGCTGGCTGTGTTAAGGACCTCGACTTCGTTTCTTCCATCCGTGAGCAAAAATAACAGGCGGCCATCTGGGGAGATCGCAGATAATCGCGAACGGTTTGATATATACAACCGTTTGCCTGTTTCCAAATCAAACAGTTGTATCATCTGATTACCGCCACCGGCGGCGACAAGATTTCTGATCGAAAACAAATTGCGCTCGCCACCTCTCATATCGGTGAAAACACGTTTTTTTTGGCCGCTCTCTATATCAAGGACATTTAGCGTGTCGTCATTCGTACAGATAAGTAAGTTTCGGTTGTCTTGAGAAAATGCAAGGCCGTAGACATGGCCCGCATGATCCGAAAAGGTTTTTAGTTGTTCTCCCGTATTGGAATCCCACAAAACAACCAATCGGTTAAATCCACCGGCAGCGGCAAACCGGCCATTTGTGGAAAAACTGACGGCATAGATTGATCGCAAGCTCGTGGTTGCGAGTTGGCGTCCAGAATCCACGTCCCAAAGCCCGCCGTTGTCGTAACCACCAGTGAGTACGCGACGACCATCGGGAGAAATTTCTGCGACATTAACTTCACGGCGATGTTCAAAGGTGGCGAGCTTGGCCCCCGTCTCCACGTCCCATACGATCGCTTGTTTATCTTTAAAGGAAGACGTCACAAATCGACGCCCATCCGCGGAAAAAGACTTGCCAATTTGTATCGTATTACCTTCCGCAAAATATCGTTTTATTACGACTTGTTTTTCGATATCCCACAGTCGCAACACCAGGTCATCATGTAGAGACAAAAGACGTCTGCCGTCCGGTGTGAACACGACTTGGCGTACCAGACCTTCGCACCGGCCCAACAGGCATACCAAGGGGTCCTGTGTTGCGCCATCCAGCAACAAGCGCCTCGTGTTGGTTTTGGGCAAGGTGGAGTCGACGGGGGTCATTTCCGTAAAGGTCGAGCGTCCGTCAGATATCGTCCCTAACACGGCTAACTCAGGTTCTGGCAATAAAAACGATCCCGCCACTAACATGCCCAAGCCAATCGCGACAGCTGCAACCACAAAGCGCAGTCGCAGCCATTTCCGTCGCTTTCCGCCGCCGCGCCCCACGTGCAAACGGGCCTCTGCCGTATTCAATCGTGCTACGAGCACTTCGCGCTCATTATTTAGCTGCTCATACTTGGCCCTCGCCTTCGCCTGCTGCAACCGCATCGTCTCGAGTTCTCGATCCTGCACGGCAATCTGTTCATCCAACTCGTCGGCAATACGATCCGCTTCGGCCGCAGCTTGCTCTGCCGGTTGCACGCCTGTCGCATCGGCAGTCGTTCCCTGTTTTTCCCGACACTGCTCGGCCTCTCGACGATAATCCTGGGCGTGGCTTGTCAATTCGGCAAGGACCGATTCCGCTTCTTGGATGACTTTTGCCAACTGCGCGGCGCGCATTTTGTAAGTATGCAGTGCGCCGTCGATTTGTTGCCGTGTGTTTTGCAGGTTTTTGACGGCTTGGGGGGCATGTCTCTGAAACAATGAGAAAAAACGCTCCCGCTGATTCGCCCACCAGTTTGGGGAGTCGGGCTGTTCGAGCGCGGCTGGCAATTCCAGATCATCGTCGAATTGTGGGGCTGCAATGACTAAGCTCAGCGGATTCTCGTCCCCGCGGCTTTGCGAGAACATTGAACGGGGTTCCGTTTGAATGCGCGTCGGCGCGGCGGGCGGTTCGTCGCTATCGATTGCATGCGGCAACGGTTCACCCGATTGAAACGCGCGTAAATCCTCCAGGACCTCATCGGCCGTTTGGTGTCGGTCTTCAGGGGCTTTGGACATCAGCTTGGCCACGATCGCCACCAAGGGGGCGGGGATGTCCGCAGCGGCATCTGATAACAATGGCGCCGCCTCGTAGACGTGCTGGAAGATCATCGCCGTCGGACTCTCCGCTTCAAACGGCAATTTTCCACTGAGCATCTGATACATCAGCACGCCAATGGAATAAAGGTCCGACCGGGCGTCGATCTCCTGTCCACGTCCTTGCTCGGGCGAAATGTAATCAACCGTCCCCATGACCACGCCGGTCGCGGTTTTCGTGCTCGCATCATTGATACATTTCACCAAGCCAAAGTCCGCCAACAGCGCCCGTTTGCGTTTGCTGTCAATCAGAATGTTGCCAGGTTTGATGTCACGGTGGACCAGTCCTTGTTTATGTGCCTCCGACAGACCCGCCAGCGCTTGTTGGACCAATGCCAACGCATTATCAATGCCCAGTCGCGATGTATTTGTCAGAATATCTGCCAGGGATTTGCCGTTCACAAACTGCATGGCAAAAAAGTAATAACCCTGGTCTTCCCCGATGTAATAAATCTGAATGATATTCGGGTGCACCAACTTCGCCGCGGAACTGGCCTCGACGAAAAAACGCCTGACAAAGTCTTTTTGCCGCGCCAACCCTGCCGGGAGTACTTTGATCGCAACGGTCCGTTTCAGGTCCGGTTCAAAACCTTTGTACACATCCCCCATACCGCCATAGCCAATCCGCTCGAGGATTTCATAATGCCCGAGTCGGCTAGGAAGTTCCTCCCTGTCAGTTTCGTCGCCGGATTGCGTTTGGGGGGAAATGGTTTTTGTGTCTCGATTGACCGATTGAGAGATTGGCGTCGTGTCGGGCATCCGAGGCCTATCGACATCGACAGCATCTTCATGAGGAATCGTTGCCGGCATCTCTGCGTCGTGCTGCGCAATTGCTGCGGTCAATCGCGCTACGAGCGTCTCGGCATCATTGAGAAGGTTGCGTTGATCAAATCCCAAGGCCGCATCAATCACTTTGCGGGCACCCGGTGGGACCTGTGCTACAATCCGCGGGCTACGTAGATAGTCATTCGGCGAACGCCCCGTAACCATCCGGCATAACAATGATCCCAATTGAAAAATATCAATCCGCCGCGGGTCGATACTCACGCCAGCTTGCTCAAGCAATTGGGCCGCTTTTTTCAAATCTCGCGGTGCGTCCAATTGAAATCCCAACGGCCATCCTGGGGGATTCTGCCCGTCGTCGCCGACTCGGATGTTTTCGTCCGGGGACGGAGGCAATTGAGGAGTCTGATTGGCTGAGAATGTTATGGTGTCAGCGTCGATCCGTCGCTGGAATTCTCCCTTCGCATGACGCTGTGCCAACTGCTCCGCTAATGATTGTGTAATCCGCAGCGCGACCATTGCTCCCAACCGACGATGCTTGGAAATCGCGGCTGCGAGGTTCGTTCCGGCTTCCAAATCAAGGAGCGTGTCGGTCATAGTATCACTTTGAGAATGCTCCCTAGAGCGGGATAAGAGCCATCCTGAACCGGCTCGACGCACAGGTTGATCTTATCAGGAAATCACACCTAAACCGAATGGTTTGATACGAATCATACCAAAACAATGGACCAGCCACACCGGTATATTCAATTCGAAGCAAAGGCGAGGATCTTGCGATAACCACGATGGATCGACTCAACGGGTCTCATTGTAGGTCGCGTTTCATGGCATCCAGTTGATTGTCAATGCTGTCATTGACCGCCGTAGAGCAATTCGAGGCGGCTTTAAATGATTTGTCAGCCCCTCCCTCTAGTTCCGCTAACGCTTCCGCTTCGGCTTCGGTCCGTTCGACACGATCGCGCAGACGGTCGAATTTGGCGAAGGCTCCGTCGTCGAAACCCAATTCCTCATCGGCGGCTTGCAAGTGTATTTTCTTGCGGACATTGGCAGCGCGCTGACGGGCCGACAAGGTTGCCAGTGTCCGTTTCGCTTCCGCCAACTTAGCCTGCATTGCTTCGAACTGATGCCGAAGTGTCTGGCTCGCATCCTGAGCCGCTGCCAATTGATCGCGTAGAGCAACTGCCAATTTGTCGTGTTCTTGCTTACGCTGTAAAGCTTTGCGGGCGAGTTCGTCATCGCCTGCCTGCACCGCCTGCTGGGCACGATTCTTCCAGTTCAACGACTCCGATTCGTTACTGGCCAATTCACGCTCGACCAATTTGGTACTAGCCATTGCTTTGGCGGTTTGCTTGCGAGCTTCGGCAATGGAATCCTCCATTTCCCAAACGGCTTGTTTGAGCATTTTTTCCGGGTCTTCGAATTGCTCTGCCATGTCATTGAAGTTCGCCGAAATGATGTCGCTAATACGATCAAATAGTCCCATTTTCGTTTCTCCGGTTTCTTAGATAAATTGCAATCGTTTTGCTCAACGCGCCAGGAACTGTTTATGTGCTCCAAGTTGTTGAAGATCGTCGGACAGTCAGCGATCTGGGAAACAGCAACACCACACCGAGGCCAAACACAAATCCCAAAAGATGTCCAAAATGGCCCCAATGCCAACGACCTGAATTGAGCCACCAGCAGAACATCCCCACGGTTTCCATAATGGGAACGAACAGCAGGCACCACACAACGGGGACCTGAAATTCGCCTCCACGGACAAACCAGAAGATGCCGTATTTGGGCCGACTGATCATGCCCAACAAAATCGTGAATGGAAACACAGCGGCATAGATCACTGTCATCCGTGCCGCGGGAAGTAATAGGGCCGCGATTCCAATAACCGCATAGATCGCCCCTGAAGCGCCAACCAACGGCACTGCAAGGAACAGATACGCGAATAGCCCCAGGGTGAGGATCGCCCCCAAATAAGCTAATAGATAGTAGCCGTTACCGAGTCGGCGATTCACCGGATTGCCGAAGACCCATAAAACCCACATGTTGAATACCAAATGCCAAAAACCGGCGTGAGCGAAGCCGTGGCCTAGTATAGAAATCGGCGAAGCAGCTCGATGCACTCCCCAACTAAGCGGATCGAAAAGCAGGAAAACCACCACATTTAGGGCGATGATCACACCATTGGCGATCGGCAATTGTGTGCGTTGGAGGCGAGTTTCTGAGATTTGCACCGGCAACGGAAAAAACATGGATGACTCCTTTGAAGTTGCTTGATATCACTGCCGCCCGTCTCCGAAGAGTTCTCCCGGGCACGGGGATTCGTAGTATGGGGCTCTTCACGAAAGCTGGATTGCCTGGCACGTCGCTCTCACTATGAATGTAGTCAACGTGCAGATTCTGCATGAAATTCTCAGCGTTTTTTAGAATTCTTCGCAACGCGGCCCCGCGATATCGGGGATCTTCGCAACCATGACCGTTTCCCGAGGAAATGCCGTTCTTGACACCACACTGATCTTTGTGCCACTATTTCTTGTTAGAATGCCAACGTAGGCAAACAGTCTTTTCAATTGGCCTGTCGATTCCAGCTGTACGATTCGAGTCAGATCTTCATCCCGTTGGCTAATGCTCACCCTTTCTCCTGGGGATTTAAACAAGTGGCGTTTCCAAACACTCGCCTAACCTTAATCCAGCGGCTTGCAACTCAAAGTGATAATGCCGATTGGAACGAATTCCTGCGGGATTATTGGGGCCCGGTTTGCCGTTTTGCGCAGTGGCAAGGTGGATTGTCGCACGAAGATGCGGAGGATATTGCCTCGGCGACATTCGAAGTGATATTCAAAAATAATTTGCTGCAAAAATGGGTGACTGATAGAAATGCGAAGCTCCGCACGCTGCTTTGCGTCGTGTCCCGCAATCTCATCTCAAACCATCTCCGCGTGCGCGAAGGACGCAAGCGACTAAGGCGAGATCATGCGGATCGTTTTGATGAACGTTTTGTGCTCAAAGACATCGACGTTCCGGCCGATCAGCAAGATCAGTTTTATGCGGGATGGGCGGCTGACTTGATTCAGCAGGTGCTGGACCAGTTGATGCAGGAATACCACGCTAAAGGGCGTGGTGACTACTTTCGCGTGCTGCATGGAAAATTGTGTGACCGCATGCCCATGCGTGAAATCGCCGAAAGTCTTGGCATGAGTGCAAGCACAGCGGAAAACTATTACAAACATGTCCGTCAACGGTTAAGCGTTCTGTTGGAATCCGCTATTCGTCAGCATGTGCGACGGTACGCTGCTCCCTCCGAAGTGGATGAAGAGTTTGCCACTGAATGGGCCGATCTCGCGAAACATTTGCGTGGCCAGGGAGGATTGGAGTCCACCATCGAAAAGATGTGGAGCGGCGAAGACGTCGATCAGTATGATTCACGGCAAAAGTCGCTCAACCGAGCAGTCGCGCAACTCGATTCATTAGTCCACGTTCCCCCAGCCCGGCCGTAACGCGGATATTCGGAATATACCAAGACATCAGCGCCGCGCGGTCCAAAACAATGACGGATTGTAGTCAAACGTTGAATTGAGGGTCGACGGAACAGTGCTTGGATAGCATTGTTTTTTGTACCTCGCTGGGATTCGTGCCACAACGATGTGGTGCCCAAACTCCCGCAGTGTTAACCGCTGTAAAAGTCTCTTCGTCGCGCAAAGAAGGTTTTTCTCGACTCCCCTGCCCCGCTCACGCCGTCACGTGCACTCGTTATCTGAACTTTCGGCGGTTAGTAGCTCCAATGTTTCTTTGCACAAAAAGATATTGGTTCAAGGAGGATTTAGAACGGGGAGAGGGGGATTTTATTTCAAGGCGACTATCACCCCACCGTGAATCAGGAGAACACTTCATGCACGACTCCGCCCCCTGTGACGCCCAGCGGGGTTTCTTTTAAACCGTGGTGATCGAAAATCAGCCGGTCGGAATCTAGGCCGGTTGCAGATAAGATGGTTGCGTGCAAATCGGTTGGTTTCACAGGGCGCTGCGTCACGACATAGCCGATCGGATCGGTTTCACCGATGATTTGTCCTCCCGTTACACCGCCGCCGGCAAGCCAAACAGAATAGGCGGCTGGCGAATGGTCGCGTCCTTTGCCTCGCCCCTCCATGGTCGGCGTGCGGCCAAATTCGCCTCCCCAGACCACGAGTGTGGAGTCGAGTAACCCCCGGCGTTTGAGATCTTGCAATAACCCGCCAATTGGCTGATCCGTTCGTTTGGCCATTCGTTTGTGATTTCCGGCGATGTTTCCATGTGCATCCCATCCGCCCACACGAATCTGCACAAAGCGAACTCCCCGTTCCACCATGCGCCGCGCGAGCAGACAGCCACGACCGACGGTGCTTGAAGCGTCGTCACCTAGTCCGTACAACTGCATCGTCTCCATGGTTTCGGAATCGATGTCAAACAACTCCGGAGCGGAGGTTTGCATCAGAAACGCCGTTTCGTAACTTCGAATGCGAGCCTCTAATTCGCTGTGCTGGCCGATGGAATCCATAAACCGGCGGTTCAACTTGCGGATCACTGATAATTCTTGTTGCCGTCGTTCGTTCCCGACCCCTTCGGGCATTTCGATATTTTGGATTCCCTGGTTCGGGTCGACGACGGTGCCTTGAAAGCGTGCTGGAAGAAATCCACTCGACCACCCGGCCGCTTGCGGATGTTGCATGCCGTCGGTGTGTAAGTTCATGGTAATGTATGCGGGCAATTGCCGGTTGGCGGTTCCCAGGCCGTATAATGACCAGGCCCCCAAACTTGGCCTATGCCCCGTTGCATCCCCGGTCAGTGCAACGCACTCGCCTGGACCGTGAATTGGATTGCGATGGGTCATGGAGCGAATCACGCATAAGTCATCCGCGTGCTTGGCGATGTTTGGGAACAATTCCGAAATCGGCAGTCCGCTTTGCCCATGGCGATGAAACGCCCAGGGAGAGGCCATCAAGTTTTTCAAACCGGCACGTTTGATTTTGGGGACAGTCTTAGCGATCGACTCAGGCACATCTTTGCCTGCCAGTGCAGCCAAATCCGGTTTGGGATCGAAGGTATCGACTTGGCTAGGTCCCCCCGACATGAATAATGAAATCACGCTGCGCGCTCGTGGCGGGCGATGCGGTGCCTGTACCGGCATCGCGGGAGCCGACTCGTCGGCCATCAATGCACGTAACGCCAAGGTCATGGCTGAGCAGCCGGTGGCCGTTAATACATTTCGACGTGTAATCATTGGGTTACTCATGGGATATAAAGAAACTCGCTGCAGTTTAATATCGCTAGACACGCGCTGTGCAAATCGGCCTGCTCAGCCAGAGCTTCGAGGTCCGTTAATTCCTCGGCAGTCGGTTTTCGCCCCAATGCCAGATGAAAGGCATTTTCCACTGATTTCGCCCGCTGGGCAAATGCAGTGGCGTTTTCTTGGACGAAGTGACTATTGAGCAACCACAAGGGTTGCAACGCGGAAGTGGAGACGCGGCGATGAGAGCAAACGGTAATACCATCGGCCCCGTCGAAAAGTATCTGTTGGACCGGCAGGGCGCCACGTTTTTGATGTCTATACAGACTGCGTCGTTTGGATTGTCCAATATCGCTGGGACCACCCGTTTCAGCGTCCAGACAGCCCGACACGGCCAGGATGGAATCGCGAATCGCTTCCGCTTCTAACCGCCGCGGCAGCCACCGCAACAGCATGTTGTTGTCAGGATCGGTTTCAGAATTATGTGGTTGGAACTGTGAGGATTGACGATACGTTGCCGAATCGACGATCAACCGGTGGATGTGTTTGGTGCTCCAGCCGCTATCAATTAATTCGCTTGCTAAGAAGTCCAGCAATTCCGGATGCGTCGGTTTGCTTCCTTGTGTCCCGAAATCTGCGCTCGTCTCGACCAATCCACGACCGAAATGCCATTGCCAGAGACGATTCACCCAGACCCTGGCGGTTAACGGATTCGCGGGATCGGTCATCCACGCTGCCAACTGTGATCTGGGTTTCTCCGATCGGTCGGGCATGGGACCGAATAACGCCGGCCAGCCGGGTTGCACAACTGGGCCGCGTGACTGCACGTCCCCTCGTAACAAGATGGCCGTCTCCATAAGCGGCGAATCTCCGTCGATGCGCGGGAGCGGCCAGCGCATGTTGAGCGGTGCGACCAGTGCTGGACGCTCTGAGGCGGAGGGTGCGTAGAACCCCCATGTTTGGGGAAATTCGGAAAGGGTCTTCCGCAATTCCTGAAAACGGGTCTTTTCGCTCTTGCGCATTCCATTGATGACACTTGTGGGCGTGACATAGATCGGCTCAGGATGTCCCTGTTTGCGTCGAACATTCACGATGCGGTCGTGGACACGATCAAATATTTGCCAATACTCGTCGATCAACGAGCGGACCGTTTCATCTTCGGCGATGATGACGTTTTCAGGTTGACCTTGTGCAAAGAACGCTTGGAAACGGTAGTAATCCCGTATTGAAACTGGATCGAACTTGTGACTGTGACATTGTGCGCATTCCATGGTCAGTCCCAGGAACACTTGCGCTGTCGTATTGGCTACGTCGACTAAAATGTCGTTGCGTTGAATCGACTTGTCCAACTCATTGCCGCTGTAGCGTGCCGCCGCCAAAAAGCCCGTGGCGATCACGCTTTCGTCGGACACCGGTTCCAATTCGTCACCGGC from Symmachiella dynata encodes:
- a CDS encoding WD40 repeat domain-containing protein, with translation MSLSIPVNGLVAALLLTTAVSPLYAAQEQSANGTSESPPFQIRVFSGHTQPVWDLCFTPDGQRLVSAAADNTVRVWDVTGGQQLHQLAGHTDVVRCVAVSPDGKLAASGGTDKTVRFWDLQSGTALPIVLQHPGTVQSLAFAPDGQSLATGATDRKIRLWNVKTGNKIREIDGHEETVSGIVFSPDGKTLVAREGTPLLDFSSRKTGSKLLRMWSVETGQLIKVLEGHEAPPVGLSFSADGKVLSTIDMVNTYIQWNSQGELVQKDEVGVIGITAACDFVPGTKYVVKADSHRAKLLKVEQKLLTRTFLGHSLEIHAVAVTPDGRSFASAGDDHDIRLWDLPDVPHVEKLVDYWKYVRIAPTEESERDRYYLSLREDMSLFPAVEGQTEAEQVQWKTVRLNQNNTNFDALRFKSPLDVPADLYWAVVNNNTFHRLGFISEQGSEKDLGGSKIVSHVKLAGVQLDENGTVGFDSLEGGRIQPEQEYLMWFVFNAKKSYQVPLPVDLQLILFFAPSGTHPPAKTAEDVARVLGMKTPFERNLIICRCADDQVGTPPPAKIDVVDAFRAVFQNTNGWIDIPETLDGHAVAFEAANAKQTSNPAEVHLHVKESGLLMLAASWEHSPSPKHPLFSKRTTREHLIERYWQPLGSVTRRLDNGQLSRHELFRRYVEAGEELRFFTQTTSRPFVIVPRSWAVEQIINQLPPTVTLPTDESAINMALTPDGSMVAIVDSKNQIHLHEINTGRELATFVGSSGHPWLSISPDGRFLAARGTAATEVFLWNIPQRRLHAQIEDINFMADDAAFSPDSQSLAIIDRYDHAEKSQIILWDVETKSRRKVLKSEDFLEKALSFSPDGKFLAVIGVQVVEGYSFGHQVRLLDIATEKVVHTWSSWKRRMFGRTFSPDNQTLAISEFNGVHPLQTRYRVRLVNYHTGEDLGYLDGHTRKITAMRFTPDGSQLITAGADSTIRVWDIKTQTLKAVQLMGPVFYGNDSRRNMRGQLTISADGTRFATIAYQPTVWRLDSFATDNRQEERDRHGDYQSSIIDLAFTSDSKSLVVASASNSWETEFDTQDWQPREETTYRRNVKPDAVSSDGKRFAAIGDGILLYNASNGKTIKTLGQGIRPQGSVTFSQDGNIVAACYRDDLVRVWDVNSGLLIATAKLSKPYHAALSQDGRQLATSGRDDRSGIVQIWDLSDRPRPATQPLKLLATLEQGHRVRSLRFSPDGKWLATGDDNDRLKVWDLATQSVAHELKGCAGYFSPNGNKLATIFCRKDAQTIVIWDLDQGTKLHECTGGHLAAVTTVTFSPDGTRLATGGRGGQVTLWDVASGKQSWTPLQTK